The genomic DNA ATGATCCGCGTGCCTGCCGAAGTCCGTGACCAACTCGCCGCCGTGGCGGAGGCGCGCGGCACCAGTCTCCGCGCCCTCATGCAGGAAATAGCTGCTCAGACCCTGACTCCGGAGCAGATCAAGGAGCGAGCCGACCAGGCCCGCGCCCTGCTTGCCGAGCGGTTCGGGCATTACGTGACAGACGAGGACTCCGTGGCGATGCGGCGCAGAATGCGTGAGGCCACCGCCGCCTACCGGGCTGCTCTCGCGGAGGCGGAGTCTTCCCGTTGAATCTGACCGAGCATTACGTCCTCGACACTCCCGCACTTCTGGGGATGGGCGGCAACAAGCAGGTTTCCGCGCTCATCCATGCGGCGGCGGCCAGTGACGACGTACGTCTGTGGGTGCCCGTGCTGTGCCTCTTGGAGGCCGAGCGCGAGCGCGCTGGGACGGTCGCCCACGCGGGCGTCCTGCTGGACGTGTTCCAGATCATCGACGACGACTTCGCGATGGCCGTGACGATCGTCGAACTCCGAGGCAATGGTGTTGCCTTCGGTGTCGCGGCAGCCGTGCATGCCGCGCGGCCGAACCTGATGCTTTCCGAAGGCGCATTGGTCGCAACCGTCGCACCCGAGGCCTACGACGGGCTCGGAGTCGGTGTCATGAACCTGAACCGCTGACGATCCGGACACGGGGGGAGGAGCGGTGAACCACATCACGAGCATGGACACGCGGACCTTCTGGGCCGGGCCCTCGTCCTTGTCGTGTACGCCGCCGCGCCCGGTGTCCTCGGCTGGGTGGCTGCCCGGCGTAGTCGGGAGGGCGGGGTCCGGGTCCGGCGTGGACTCGTCGTCGTGCAGGGCTGGTTGATCCTCGGCGGTGTCGTCAACCGGGTCTTCGAAGTTGAGCGGTGCGGCCCTTTGCCGGGGCCCGTCAGAGGGGACCCTCCCCGCGGAAGTGTGACACTTCAGCGCTGAGTGTCACACTTCCGTGCCTCACTCACCCCCCTGGCGCCGAGCGTCTCCGCGCACCGCCCAACTTCGAAGAGCCCGTCAACCTCGCCTCCGGATCCGTTCGTGGCGGCCTCCAGCTCTTCCTGCCGATCGTCATCCTCTTCTTCCTGTTCCGCCCGGAGAGCTGTCGGTGGTACGGGCTCGCCGATCTTGAGCGCGTCGAGCGCCGCCCGTTCTCCCTGTCCCGGCTGATCCGTTGGCGCCTGGACGAGGGGCAGACGCCGGTCGAGTACGCCGGGTTCATCGCCATCGTCGCCGCCGGCATCACCGCCCTGCTCGTCAGCGGCCTCGGCACTCAGATCTTCGGCGGCGTCCAGTCGGAGGTCTGCAAGGTCACCGGCATGGCCTGCCCGGCTCCGGCCGGCGGCGACACGGACGTGACCGCCGGAAGCGGTGACGCAGACGGGACTGGGGGCGGCAATAGTGGCATCTACTGCGTCCAGCAGGGAATCATCAACGGCACTCTGCTGGTCCCGGGGACGGCGGGGAACCTGACGGACGTGTGGACCCAACTGCACGACGATCCGGTGTACAACGTGAAGACGGCCGCCTACCTGACGATCTACAACGCCTACCAGATCGGCCTGTCCCGGCCCGGCCTGGACACGAGCGACGCCGATTCGCAGGCGATCCTGGCGCGGTACAACGGAACCAACGACGCCGCCCAGGAGTACGGCAGACAAGTCGGCGGCCTGTACCAGGTATTGGAGAAGTACTACAAGATCGTGCGCAATCTATGAACTCCCGCACAGTTCCTGACACTTCCGCCGGAACACCTTCGACCCGCCGGACATGGACAGTCCCCGTCGTCGTCAATCTCGTACTGGGGATTGTCGCCGTGATCCCCGTCTGGGCCCTCGTGCTGTTCGCGGTGAACTACCCCCTCGCGGGCCTGGGAATCACGCACCGGGAGCCGACGGAGAACGACGGCATGCTGCCCTGGCTGCTGGTGCTGGTGCCGATGTGGGCGGCGTTCCTGGGGCTGTGGATTCCGGTCAACCTCGCGATGCGCCGAAAGCGGGACGCCGTCAAACGGCGTTACTGGACCGCCAGTTCACTGCTGGTCCTTCTTCCCACGGTGGCGTTGATGTTCTTCATCGAGACAAAGTGAAACGAAAGGGAGATCCAGCGGGATGGCTCACATCACGAGACGCACGGCGGTAAAGAGCACGACAGTTCTCGGCCTGGCCGGTTTCACCGGCGGGCTCCTGGCGGCGGCGCCCGCCGCCGCCGAGGAAACCGCCTCGGACGCCGAGGACACCGCGCGGCCCACCTCCCTCAACGGGTGGGAGCTGATGGAGAAGACCAACGACATCTCAACGGTGTGGACGCGCCCGGTCCCCGGCACGGCCTGTTCCATCGACGTCTGCGTCGGGGACGTGGAAGCGGTCCTGGTCCACGTGATCCGCCGCTTCCACTACGAGGTCGACGAGTTGCGCAAGGGCGACGTCATCGGCT from Streptomyces sp. NBC_01478 includes the following:
- a CDS encoding Arc family DNA-binding protein, whose protein sequence is MSDVMIRVPAEVRDQLAAVAEARGTSLRALMQEIAAQTLTPEQIKERADQARALLAERFGHYVTDEDSVAMRRRMREATAAYRAALAEAESSR